A section of the Cytophagia bacterium CHB2 genome encodes:
- the sufC gene encoding Fe-S cluster assembly ATPase SufC produces the protein MLSIKDLEVSVNGNKILRGLDLEVKAGEVHAIMGPNGSGKSTLANVLSGREGYEVDGGEVIFNGKNLLDMSPEDRAREGVFMAFQYPVEIPGVTMANFLKTAINDIREYRGQPQIDAMEFLTMMKAKMRLVNMDDKLLSRAVNEGFSGGEKKRNEIFQMAMLEPRLAILDETDSGLDIDALRVVANGVNKLRSKDNAVIVVTHYQRLLNYIVPDFVHVLVQGRIAESGDKELALKLEEHGYDWVKDEVLEAEAA, from the coding sequence ATGTTAAGCATCAAGGATTTGGAAGTATCGGTTAATGGCAACAAAATTTTGCGCGGGCTTGATTTGGAAGTGAAAGCCGGCGAAGTGCATGCCATCATGGGCCCGAACGGCTCCGGCAAAAGCACGCTGGCAAATGTTCTCTCCGGCCGCGAGGGTTATGAGGTTGACGGCGGTGAAGTGATTTTCAACGGCAAAAATTTGCTGGACATGTCGCCCGAAGATCGCGCCCGCGAAGGCGTGTTCATGGCGTTTCAATACCCCGTCGAAATTCCGGGCGTGACCATGGCGAATTTTCTCAAAACCGCGATCAATGACATTCGCGAGTATCGCGGCCAGCCGCAAATCGACGCGATGGAATTTCTCACCATGATGAAGGCCAAGATGCGGCTGGTAAACATGGACGATAAATTGCTCAGCCGCGCGGTGAACGAGGGGTTTTCCGGCGGCGAAAAAAAGCGCAATGAGATTTTTCAAATGGCGATGCTGGAGCCCAGGCTCGCCATTCTCGATGAGACTGATTCCGGTTTGGATATCGACGCGCTGCGCGTCGTTGCCAATGGCGTGAACAAGCTGCGCAGCAAAGACAATGCGGTGATCGTGGTCACGCACTATCAACGCTTGCTGAATTACATCGTTCCGGATTTCGTGCATGTGCTGGTGCAAGGCCGCATCGCCGAGTCCGGTGACAAAGAATTGGCGCTGAAGCTTGAAGAGCATGGCTATGATTGGGTCAAAGATGAAGTTTTGGAAGCGGAAGCCGCGTGA
- the sufD gene encoding Fe-S cluster assembly protein SufD produces MESKMVQHTEAKAWYLSNFDFFESKLNGGTALPFHETRRDAISRFSELGFPTVRNEEWKYTNLAPMLEHKFKLLHQPVKITASTAAKFEIPEVEQNLLVFVNGQFAPALSRLVSQAKGLVVESLAQALKRDPELAGKYLAQYAEYEKETFVALNTAFALDGAFIRVPRNLAITEPIHLLYLSAGEDKASFLAHPRNLILAGEGSQVQIVETYGSLNQDVYLNNIVSEIVLEKNAVVEHVRLQNESRKAYHIAAREVELARDSVYTSVSIDLGGKLVRNNFNLRLRAEHCEGNLYGFYFGAGEQLIDNHTLIDHLMPNCPSNEFYKGILTDKAHGVFNGKVMVHQDAQKTNAYQQNQCLLLSNDAVINTKPQLEIFADDVKCSHGASIGQLDEDSVFYLRSRGIGEEEAQSMLRFAYASEILNHIKSPGIRVHVENLVNAAFRASQKM; encoded by the coding sequence ATGGAATCCAAGATGGTGCAACATACCGAGGCCAAGGCGTGGTATCTTTCCAACTTCGATTTTTTTGAGAGCAAGCTCAACGGCGGAACGGCATTGCCGTTTCACGAAACTCGCCGCGACGCCATTTCGCGTTTTTCCGAATTGGGCTTTCCGACCGTGCGCAACGAAGAGTGGAAGTATACCAACCTGGCGCCGATGCTGGAGCACAAATTCAAGCTGCTGCATCAGCCGGTGAAGATCACAGCGAGTACGGCGGCCAAGTTCGAAATTCCCGAAGTCGAACAAAACCTGCTGGTTTTTGTGAATGGCCAATTCGCGCCGGCATTGTCGCGCCTGGTGTCACAGGCCAAAGGCCTGGTGGTGGAGAGTTTGGCGCAAGCGCTCAAGCGTGATCCTGAGCTGGCAGGCAAATACCTGGCGCAATATGCCGAGTATGAAAAAGAAACCTTTGTTGCGCTCAATACCGCTTTTGCCTTGGACGGCGCATTTATTCGTGTGCCGCGCAATCTCGCAATCACTGAGCCGATTCACCTGCTCTATCTCTCCGCCGGCGAGGATAAAGCCTCCTTTCTGGCGCATCCGCGCAATTTGATTTTGGCGGGCGAAGGTAGTCAGGTTCAGATTGTCGAAACCTACGGCAGTCTCAACCAGGACGTGTATCTCAACAACATCGTCTCGGAAATCGTGCTCGAAAAAAATGCCGTAGTCGAACACGTCCGGTTGCAAAACGAAAGCCGTAAAGCTTATCATATTGCCGCACGCGAAGTGGAACTGGCGCGCGATAGCGTTTACACCTCGGTAAGCATCGATCTCGGCGGCAAGCTCGTGCGCAATAATTTCAATCTGCGGTTGCGCGCCGAGCATTGCGAAGGAAATTTGTACGGATTTTATTTCGGCGCCGGCGAACAACTCATCGACAATCATACGCTGATCGATCATCTTATGCCGAACTGTCCGAGCAATGAATTTTACAAAGGAATTCTCACGGACAAAGCGCACGGCGTGTTCAACGGCAAAGTGATGGTGCATCAGGATGCGCAGAAGACGAACGCCTATCAGCAGAATCAATGCCTGCTGCTGTCGAACGACGCCGTCATCAACACCAAGCCGCAGTTGGAGATTTTCGCGGACGATGTGAAGTGCAGTCACGGCGCGAGCATCGGCCAGCTCGATGAAGATTCGGTGTTCTATTTGCGTTCGCGCGGCATTGGCGAGGAGGAGGCGCAGTCCATGCTGCGTTTTGCCTATGCCAGCGAAATCTTGAATCATATCAAGAGT